One stretch of Cygnus olor isolate bCygOlo1 chromosome 1, bCygOlo1.pri.v2, whole genome shotgun sequence DNA includes these proteins:
- the JOSD1 gene encoding josephin-1, which produces MSCVPWKGDKAKSESAEPPQPPPPHIYHEKQRRELCALHALNNVFQDSNAFTRETLQEIFQRLSPNTMVTPHKKSMLGNGNYDVNVIMAALQTKGYEAVWWDKRRDVNVIALSNVMGFIMNLPSSLCWGPLKLPLKRQHWICVREVGGTYYNLDSKLKVPEWIGGESELRKFLKHQLRGKNCELLLVVPEEVEAHQSWRADV; this is translated from the exons ATGAGTTGCGTGCCATGGAAAGGTGACAAGGCCAAGTCGGAATCAGCGGAGCCGccccagccgccgccgccgcatATTTACCACGAGAAGCAGCGCAGGGAGCTGTGTGCCCTCCATGCCCTCAACAATGTCTTCCAGGACAGCAACGCCTTCACTAGGGAAACCCTGCAGGAGATTTTTCAGAG GCTGTCTCCCAACACCATGGTGACGCCCCACAAGAAGAGCATGCTGGGGAATGGGAACTATGATGTGAACGTAATCATGGCAGCGCTTCAGACCAAAGGCTATGAGGCAGTTTGGTGGGACAAGCGCAG GGATGTTAATGTCATTGCCCTGTCCAACGTGATGGGCTTCATCATGAACCTGCCCTCCAGCCTTTGCTGGGGTCCCTTGAAGCTCCCCCTCAAGCGACAGCACTGGATCTGCGTCCGGGAGGTGGGAGGCACCTACTACAACCTCGACTCCAAACTCAAGGTGCCTGAGTGGATTGGAGGTGAAAGCGAGCTCAG GAAATTTTTGAAACATCAGCTGAGAGGAAAGAACTGTGAACTCCTGCTGGTGGTGCCAGAGGAGGTGGAAGCACACCAGAGCTGGCGAGCTGACGTGTGA
- the CBY1 gene encoding protein chibby homolog 1, whose protein sequence is MPLFGNTFSPKKTPPRKAASLSNLHLLDRSTREIELGLEYGSPTMNLAGQSLKFENGQWVAESGSFTGDRREMQRLRKRNQQLEEENNLLRLKVDILLDMLSETTAESHLMEKELEELKTHSRRRK, encoded by the exons ATGCCTCTCTTCGGTAACACCTTCAGCCCCAAGAAAACGCCGCCGCGGAAAGCCGCCTCGCTCTCCAATTTGCACTTG CTGGATAGATCCACCCGTGAGATCGAGCTGGGCCTGGAGTATGGCAGCCCCACCATGAACCTTGCTGGCCAGAGCCTGAAGTTTGAAAATGGCCAGTGGGTGGCAG AGTCAGGGAGCTTCACGGGAGATCGCAGGGAAATGCAGCGCTTGCGCAAACGaaaccagcagctggaggaggagaacaaCCTGCTTCGCTTGAAAGTGGATATTTTGCTGGACATG CTCTCCGAGACCACGGCCGAGTCCCACCTGatggagaaggagctggaggagctgaagaCTCACAGCCGGAGGAGGAAGTGA
- the TOMM22 gene encoding mitochondrial import receptor subunit TOM22 homolog yields the protein MAAPAPLPAEELLPKGGAGKAEELEDELEEDDDDEELDETLAERLWGLTEMFPESVRSAAGATFELSLTVAQKVYRFSRAALWIGTTSFMILVLPVVFETEKLQMEQQQQLQQRQILLGPNTGLSGGMPGALPPLSGKI from the exons ATGGCCGCCCCCGCGCCCCTGCCTgcggaggagctgctgcccaagGGCGGCGCGGGCAAggcggaggagctggaggaCGAGCTGGAGGAGGACGACGACGACGAGGAG CTGGACGAGACCCTGGCGGAGCGGCTGTGGGGGCTCACGGAGATGTTCCCCGAGAGCGTCCGCTCGGCGGCCGGCGCCACCTTCGAGCTGTCGCTGACGGTAGCGCAGAAGGTGTACAG GTTCTCCAGGGCAGCTCTGTGGATCGGGACCACCTCCTTCATGATTCTAGTGCTTCCTGTCGTGTTCGAAACCGAAAAGCTGcagatggagcagcagcagcagctgcagcagcgaCAG ATCCTCCTAGGACCCAACACAGGGCTGTCTGGGGGCATGCCAGGGGCCCTGCCTCCGCTGTCTGGAAAAATCTAA